The Insulibacter thermoxylanivorax genome includes a region encoding these proteins:
- a CDS encoding ABC transporter ATP-binding protein — MGQEPILKLKAVKKYFPIKKGLFSLTVGHVKAVDDISLDIYRGETFGLVGESGCGKSTLGRVILRLQKPTEGDILFNDRSILSMDKNELRQLRQQMQIIFQDPFGSLNPRFPVMDIIGEPLKVHTRMTRNEIDQRVVELMELVGLDPSRRYRYPHEFSGGQRQRIGIARAIALNPQFILADEAVSALDVSVQSQVLNLLMKLQKELGLTILFIAHGLHVVRHISDRVGVMYLGKIVEVASSDDVFASPLHPYTAALLSANPVPNPHVRRERIVLSGDVPSPANPPKGCRFHPRCPFVQERCKHEAPELIEVVAGRQVACHYPLMDKGVSHG; from the coding sequence ATGGGGCAGGAGCCGATTCTGAAACTTAAAGCTGTGAAGAAATATTTTCCCATTAAGAAAGGTCTCTTCAGCCTCACGGTTGGTCATGTGAAAGCAGTGGACGATATCAGCCTTGACATCTACCGCGGCGAAACCTTCGGTTTGGTCGGAGAGTCAGGCTGCGGCAAGTCGACGCTGGGGCGTGTGATTCTGCGTCTGCAGAAGCCAACGGAAGGGGACATTCTATTCAACGATCGAAGCATCCTCAGCATGGATAAGAATGAGCTGCGCCAGCTGCGTCAGCAGATGCAGATCATCTTCCAAGATCCCTTCGGTTCGCTGAACCCGCGCTTTCCCGTGATGGATATCATCGGTGAACCATTGAAAGTACATACGCGGATGACGCGGAATGAGATCGATCAGAGAGTCGTTGAACTGATGGAACTGGTCGGTCTTGATCCTTCGCGCCGCTACCGCTATCCCCATGAGTTTTCCGGCGGGCAGCGGCAGCGCATCGGCATCGCCCGGGCGATCGCGCTGAATCCTCAGTTCATCCTGGCGGATGAAGCGGTGTCGGCCCTCGACGTATCCGTGCAATCGCAAGTGCTCAACTTGCTTATGAAACTGCAGAAGGAGCTTGGATTAACCATCCTGTTCATCGCGCATGGACTGCATGTGGTACGCCATATCTCCGATCGGGTCGGCGTCATGTATCTTGGCAAGATCGTGGAAGTCGCTTCGTCCGATGATGTGTTCGCTTCCCCGCTGCATCCTTATACAGCAGCGCTGTTATCCGCGAATCCAGTGCCGAACCCGCATGTGCGTCGAGAGAGGATCGTGCTGAGCGGCGATGTGCCGTCACCGGCGAATCCGCCGAAGGGTTGCCGGTTCCATCCCCGCTGCCCCTTCGTGCAGGAACGATGCAAACATGAAGCACCGGAGCTTATCGAGGTCGTCGCCGGCCGGCAGGTTGCTTGTCATTATCCTTTGATGGACAAAGGAGTCAGCCATGGTTAG
- a CDS encoding ABC transporter ATP-binding protein has product MAETLLEVSNLTAGFLTEDGLIKAADRVSFTLNRGETLCIVGESGSGKSVTSLAIMRLLEYSGGMILGGRIMFKGEDLTAMSQAEMRRIRGHKIAMIFQDPMTALNPVFTVGDQIMESLIIHQGLSRQEAQAEALRLLTLVGIPAPEIRIKQYPHELSGGMCQRIVIAIALACKPDLLIADEPTTALDVTVQAQILDLLRNLQRELGMSIILITHDMGVASEMADRIAVMYAGSIVEEGTVYDIFDHPSHPYTQGLLSSIPGYETERGAELYTIQGAIPRLSELPSGCRFHPRCPHVLEPCRTLEPKIYSIGTTHRTACWLHDHAAKAADN; this is encoded by the coding sequence ATGGCGGAAACGTTACTTGAAGTAAGCAATCTGACAGCCGGTTTCCTCACAGAGGATGGTCTGATCAAGGCGGCGGACCGTGTGTCCTTCACATTAAATCGAGGAGAGACGCTGTGCATCGTCGGAGAGTCCGGCAGCGGCAAGAGCGTTACCTCTCTGGCGATCATGCGTCTGCTGGAATACTCGGGCGGCATGATCTTAGGCGGTCGGATTATGTTCAAAGGAGAAGATCTGACGGCGATGAGCCAGGCGGAGATGAGACGCATCCGCGGTCACAAGATCGCGATGATCTTCCAGGATCCGATGACCGCGCTCAATCCGGTATTCACCGTAGGTGATCAGATCATGGAGAGTCTGATCATCCATCAAGGACTAAGCCGCCAGGAAGCACAAGCAGAAGCCCTCCGTCTGCTTACGCTCGTCGGTATCCCTGCGCCGGAGATCAGGATCAAACAATATCCGCATGAGTTGTCAGGCGGTATGTGTCAACGGATCGTGATCGCCATAGCCCTTGCCTGCAAACCCGATCTGCTCATCGCCGATGAGCCGACAACGGCGCTGGATGTCACGGTGCAAGCACAGATTCTGGATCTGCTGCGAAATCTGCAGCGGGAACTTGGGATGTCGATCATCTTGATCACCCATGACATGGGCGTGGCCAGCGAGATGGCGGACCGCATCGCAGTGATGTATGCCGGATCGATCGTCGAAGAAGGCACCGTATACGATATCTTCGATCATCCGAGTCATCCCTACACGCAGGGGCTGTTGAGTTCGATCCCGGGGTATGAGACGGAACGCGGTGCTGAGTTATACACGATCCAAGGGGCGATTCCCCGCCTAAGTGAACTGCCTTCCGGCTGCCGCTTCCATCCCCGTTGTCCGCATGTCCTTGAGCCATGCCGGACTCTGGAGCCGAAGATTTATTCCATTGGAACCACGCACCGCACAGCATGCTGGCTGCATGATCATGCGGCGAAGGCCGCGGACAACTAG